GCAGTGATTGACCAGCTTCTGTGATCCACGTTACTGGGTACTGAACACCAGCTCCTTTTAGTTTTTGCCAACAAGTTTGCCAAACTCAAGACCTCCCTCTCTTTAAAAAAGGACACTTCAAACACCTTGAGTTTCCATAGAAATCCTTTGAAATGTGTGCACATTTGTTTGCTCAAATCTTAGAAACCAGAGGTAGCCTGAGTAGGGGGTTTGCATTCACTGGGGGAAGGAAAGCACACACAGAGACCAGTGCTATCTGGGATTGGGCTGGTGTGCACAGTgggttacaacagtggaacatttTGAAGTAAGTTCCTAAACAGGTAAGTGCAATGGCAGTGGGGcagaccagggtggggagggggaggaacaggggtcatcctgggcagggaggaaggcagatggGGACAATATTGGCAGCACTTTGTGTGCGCCAATATCCTAACTTCATTTTTCTCCTTTACTGCTGCCATTACATGCCTTGGACTTACGTCTGCTAAACAGCAggtatagatccaaggagacacatGACAGTGGTGGCAGGGAGACTTTTCTAGGGtgagtgaacaaaagttcacttatcccaaggagacctttcaAACTACCCCCCTCTTGTGAATACAGCACATGCTGTGTTGGCACGGCTTCAATGGAGGGGGAGGGTATttggggaggattgggctgcccacacctcattttccatttccaaaatCTTATATTTTTACTTGGCCTTCCTCTGCTTATTCACTCACAGTTCTTTGTCTCATTTCTCTTCTCATTTGCTCCTGCCATTTtcttcttaaaattaaaaatgtgtAATCAGCAAATGACAAAGGTAAATGCATTTCTGTCAATTTCTAGGTTCCAAAACAAATATTATTAATGAAATATTAATTGTATGAGTTCCATATTTACGTATTTTAAATTAGGGATTTTAACAGGGGAGGGATTTATGACAGCAGcatcccccttcctagccttgatctgccttcctgggtccccTCAGACTTGCACAGAaaaataggtggtgcagatcagtGTAGACCCAGCAGGACAGTGAAGGCTTACACTGAGGCAAGGGAATAataattcccttacctggaggagatctctGGGACTACCCCCTGCTGCAgtgatattcaaactggggcgtcgcgacaccccagcctgagggccctggtctctttctccttaagaggtggggacggccaggaggcagggtggaggcagcagtgcaatcctcaggagtacacttgcccaagcctcctgcagcctcctgggggtgcagggagccctgcgcgaccatctgcagggctccccaggtcagggaaagtgagagtaggGTGATCGTGCCTCGCCTTcactaaactggaagcggagcgtgattgctccactttcccttctgacggggctgcagggactggggtgcaccatccagtccctgcagcagccgtccctgggtgtggggagccgtgtgtgagcgcctgcagggctccccaggtcagggaaagtgagagtggagagatcacgctccgcttccggtttagcggaggcagagcacaatctctccactttcactttccctgacctggggagccctgcaggtgctcgcgcatggctccccgcacccagggaagggtgctgcaggaactggagggtgcaccccagtccctgcagccccctgagtgacgcgaccCTGGGGATTGcgtggctgccttccccctgcccctgctgcctcccccctgctcccgcaaagacttactgcggatttcaaactccctgagagtttgaaaaccacagccctacTGGATGCTGCAGGTGCTTTGGTGGTGTGGTGTCATCAGCAGGAGAGATTTAgggaggattgggttgtaaattacctgagagtaagccccattaaacatagAATGACTTATTTCTGCATGTAAATGCCTAGGACTGGACTGAGTGTATTTTGAATTAAGATACTGTTTAACCATCCATTTTGACAATCAGTCTTTGCAAAGATTAACCACTAATATCTCTTGTTTACTACTTTACAGGCCAAAATGTCTGAATTCTTGGAAGGTTCTGGCATCATTCCTATGAACTACACACCAGTGGCTCACAACTATTCTACAAATGGAACTTTAATGGTTTTCCAGGGCTTGCAGCTGGTGCAACGTCTGAAATCACTCATCATTCTAATGTACACAGCTGTAGTCATTGTTGGGATGCTAGGCAATAGCCTTCTGGTTCTTGTCATCATGCGTGTAAAGAAGATGCACAATGTAACCAACTTCCTCATTGGTAACCTAGCACTTTCCGATGTGGCCATGTGTGCCACCTGTGTCCCCCTCACTCTTGCTTATGTTTTTGAGCCACGTGGTTGGATTTTTGGCAGCACGATGTGCTACTTTGTCTACTTCATGCAGCCTGTCACAGTCTATGTGTCTATCTTCACTTTGGCCACCATTGCTGTAGACCGGTACATTGTCATTGTGCACCCATTGAGACGACGTGTCTCTCTGCAGCTCAGTGCCTACATGATTCTTTTCATCTGGATTCTCTCTTGCTGCCTGGCACTGCCAGCAATGGCGCACACCTATTATGTAGAGCTACATCAACAGGAAGTTACCCTCTGCGAGGAATTCTGGGGGAAGCAAGAGCGCCAGAGGCAGACCTATGCCTTGTGCCTGCTACTCATCACCTACCTCTTCCCTTTGCTGGCCATCCTGATCTCCTATATCAAGATCTCTCTCAAACTAAAGAACAGGGTTGTGCCGGGTAGTGTCACTCAGAACCAGGTGGATTGGGACAGGGCCAGGCGGAAGAAGACTTTCCGCCTCTTGGTCATGGTTGTGGTGGTCTTTGGCATGTGCTGGCTTCCCCTTCACACCTTCAACCTAATTCGAGATATTAACATTAATGTGATTGACTCCTATTATTTTAGCCTAGTCCAACTGCTTTGCCACTGGTTTGCCATGAGTTCTGCATGCTACAACCCATTCCTATATGCCTGGCTACATGACAGCTTTAGAGAAGAGCTTAAAAAAATACTTGTCTGGCACAGGAAAGTAGTTCCTTCTGGCCAAAGTGTGACAGTGAGTGTTATTATCTGACCAGCTCCTTTGCAACTGGTCTTGTGATAGACATTGGTCTCCACTGAACATTTAATATCTGTGAGCAAAACAACTGAATGTTGTAACTGCACCGCGGAGCGAGTTGCAGGAACAGGTGTCCCTTTCTGCAGGAACAGGTGTGCAGCCTGGGAGTCCTTCTGGATCCACAGCTACTCCTGAATTGCTTTAGCCCagtttcagctggtgcaccagctgggtTGTACCTGAGTCAGCGGAACCTGGCCACAGTAATCCATGCTTTGCCAACATCTCAATTAGATTACTGTAgtgtgctctgtgtggggctgctcttgaaaacAATTTGGAAACTGCAAGTAGTGCAAAATGCAAAGGCTCTTGCATTGTTGTTGCTGAGATtaagtggtttgactctgttgggttGCTGCTCCAGTGACTACACTGGCTGGTGATTCATTTCCaagcccagttcaaggtgcttgTGTTAAccatttaaagccctttacagcctAGGATGGGTTAGCTGAGGGACCTTTGGCTCTCATATACTCTAGCCCACCCTCCAaggtcatctgagagggccctGCTTCAAGTGCTGCTATTAGCAGCAATTAAAGGGACGGTGGCAAAAAATAGAGTAGCACCTGTGGTTGCACCTCAGCTATGGTACTCCTTCCTTTATGGGTTAAAAACAGCACCCACATTACAGGTATTCCATTGGGGACTGAAGGCATTTTCATTTCTGCTAGCATTTTAGAGtgggaggtgtttgttttttttttaaattcctgttCCTAGTGCCATTATGTTGATGACAATGATGGCGATtgattgttaagaatatttatatataccgcctttcaacaaaaaagtagttcacaaagctgttcacAAAGCATTATGATTGTTATGGTTTTAATTATTTGGCTCTCTTATTTTGAGTCTTGATTTTAGTTGTTTATAATATTGATTTGTATTCTGCTCTATGCTGCTATGGTGATTGTTGAGGTATGCACAGACACTTTGGAATTGTATTGAGAACTTGTGTTTTGTTATGTATTTGATGGTGTTTTACAATTGTTTTATTGAATGTAAATTTGTTAACTATCTTGAGCTctggaaaaatgggatataattttttaaataaataatgtaccACTTTTTTTTTCCACTAGTCAAAACTCATTGATTCTTGTCTTGTAATGGATTGGCCAAAAGCATCTCCAAATACAGTAATTTGAAATGCACTCTCCATATGGATACTTGGAAAGAAATTGATATGTGGGTGGAAATACAACACTGAGTTCTGAAATAATGTTTTCCATTTCGCCTTAAAAGCATTCTATATGGATTCTTttttcagtgcaatcttatgcatatctagtcagaagtaagtcccattgagttcaagtaTGAATGAAAGGCAATTGGTGAAGGAGTGTTCCTTTCTGCCTTGGTGTAATGTAGTGTGATATTGTTTGCAAGGAATATGAATGGGATGAATATGTAATATCTGTGTTCAAAACTGCTCATTTCATGTGTGATAATGACTATAGAGTTATTCTTAAATATGAGTCCTACACCTGGAAAATCTTGGTAAAATTTCAACATTACAAACTACATGTTATGGTTCCAAGAGATCTCTGAAATTAATACTGCTGAATGTGATTTGTGATTGGGTTTTGTTTGTGATTGGGTTGGAGATATTAAATGCTGAATTCCATTTTTCTGTCCCATCAAGATCACACATCAGCAGCAAGAACTGAGGAACTCAGTGGTGAAGAAACTGAGCTGTGAACCACCATTTTTCTGGTTTGAATCTTGTCTCTCCCATGAACTCACTGAGTGGCCTCTTAGCTTCAGCTGCAATAGGGGAAAAATAATGGTTCTTTTACTGCAGGGGTGGCCAATCGATGGCAcgcatgccactagtggcacacagaCACTTTCTGAGTGGTATGCACAAAACTGAAAAACATTTAAGTATAACAAAGAAAGCACCGCAGCAGTTTGTCgcttgcttgatttctttgctactccttagCTGTGTGGGTCACAGCTGCGTAGGTCATAGTATGAcctcaagtttctaatgctgcagtgggcACACTCAGGGCGACTGCACGTACTCTACTTGATTTGCtgtggttggaaaatggggagaaaggtgggaaaagaaTGATAGACAGGAGAGAAAACCAATAGGGTggatgctagagagctgcattccACGAACTGGCAGATCACTCGCTTACCCAAGAAGGCCTGGGGCAGGCTCTGGAAGGTGGCGGTGGCCAAGGAGGTCAGTGCAGAGatggccaatgagatcagcaaagcccaggtggcccagctGGATAGAGATACTATCTTTGggaaaatcatccacaaagagatcctggctaagcTCATCTTTGAGGAGAGAAGGTAGGCAGGCAGCGGGAAGAGGGGCTGTGCAGAAAGGCGATGAATGAACCATATACAGACTTTGGCATGGGTCTTACAGGGCTGAACTAAAAgttcatgcaggccacctttctggccCCATTAGCAGTCAGCCCTGGAAAGCAGTcagtctttggaaagccccaaataggctcCTGTGTTTCTTGCTCTGCATCTTCTTGCTCTTGGatatatactgcccttgaacttggaggcccAATTTAGCTATTGAGGTAATCATTAAAAATGgtgttaaggtggagtggcacattcaagattcgctacataaaaagtggcacatgtcATGCTGTCTATTGGCCACCCCTGCCTTACTGGGTTGTATCCAGGTAATGTATGTGAAGTATATTGCACACACAAACAGATCTATACAAATGTTAAATGCTATTATAGGTGGGAGCAGCTGAGAGTTTGGAGAATGAATAATTTTATCTGTCAGAACATTATATGGGAGAACCAAAGCTTTTTCAAATGTTAAAATAGTTGGGCAGTAAACCAATAAGTTGATTGGGTTTCATACTGACTAAAAAAATGGATAATGGCAActtacggcgcaatcc
This portion of the Tiliqua scincoides isolate rTilSci1 chromosome 3, rTilSci1.hap2, whole genome shotgun sequence genome encodes:
- the PRLHR gene encoding prolactin-releasing peptide receptor, translated to MSEFLEGSGIIPMNYTPVAHNYSTNGTLMVFQGLQLVQRLKSLIILMYTAVVIVGMLGNSLLVLVIMRVKKMHNVTNFLIGNLALSDVAMCATCVPLTLAYVFEPRGWIFGSTMCYFVYFMQPVTVYVSIFTLATIAVDRYIVIVHPLRRRVSLQLSAYMILFIWILSCCLALPAMAHTYYVELHQQEVTLCEEFWGKQERQRQTYALCLLLITYLFPLLAILISYIKISLKLKNRVVPGSVTQNQVDWDRARRKKTFRLLVMVVVVFGMCWLPLHTFNLIRDININVIDSYYFSLVQLLCHWFAMSSACYNPFLYAWLHDSFREELKKILVWHRKVVPSGQSVTVSVII